A part of Thermoanaerobaculum aquaticum genomic DNA contains:
- the lgt gene encoding prolipoprotein diacylglyceryl transferase: protein MHPILIDLGFIELPTYGVLLAVGLVLGLWTARLRAQKAGLPPEKVVDFGVWVVLGGLLGGKVLLVVTDPSYLASFQGLLSLLRAGGVFYGGLLGALLLAVVLVRRWRLPFWPLADSLAPSVALGHFFGRLGCFFAGCCYGASCHAPWAVVFSDPKAAAISGTPLGVPLHPTQLYEAAFNLANYAFLAWLFRKSVQGGLGGQVLGFYLVNYGVARFVIEFFRGDADRGFVLGGLLSTSQAIALLMVPVGVLLTIRGFRRART from the coding sequence ATGCATCCCATCCTCATTGATTTGGGCTTTATTGAGCTGCCCACCTACGGTGTGCTTTTGGCCGTGGGCTTGGTTTTGGGGCTTTGGACCGCCAGGCTGCGGGCCCAAAAGGCCGGCCTGCCCCCGGAAAAGGTGGTGGACTTCGGGGTTTGGGTGGTGCTGGGGGGGCTTTTGGGGGGCAAGGTGTTGCTGGTGGTGACCGACCCCAGCTATTTGGCCAGCTTCCAGGGCCTCCTGAGCTTGCTGCGGGCGGGGGGTGTGTTTTACGGGGGCCTTCTGGGGGCTTTGCTTTTGGCAGTGGTGCTGGTGCGCCGGTGGCGGCTGCCCTTTTGGCCTCTGGCCGATAGCCTCGCTCCCTCGGTGGCCCTGGGGCACTTTTTTGGCCGGCTGGGTTGCTTTTTTGCGGGGTGCTGCTACGGGGCCTCCTGCCACGCCCCCTGGGCGGTGGTGTTTTCCGACCCCAAAGCGGCCGCTATTTCCGGCACCCCTCTGGGTGTTCCTCTGCACCCCACGCAGCTTTACGAAGCGGCTTTCAATTTGGCCAACTACGCTTTTTTGGCCTGGCTCTTCCGCAAGAGCGTGCAGGGTGGGCTGGGTGGGCAGGTTTTGGGCTTTTACCTGGTGAACTACGGGGTGGCGCGGTTTGTCATTGAGTTTTTCCGCGGCGATGCCGACCGCGGCTTTGTGCTTGGTGGGCTTTTGTCCACCAGCCAGGCCATTGCTTTGCTTATGGTGCCGGTGGGTGTGTTGCTGACGATTCGGGGCTTCCGTCGCGCGCGGACTTAA
- the lspA gene encoding signal peptidase II translates to MRAFFRTFGLPVLVVVLDQLTKLWLVASLPYGSQKTVIPGFFDLVHTRNRGVAFGLFAQAGPFSQVVLLLLVVVLVVFVAWQLVHHRERLAPRVGLGLILGGALGNLLDRLVRGEVVDFLDFYLSWGGRSYHWPAFNVADASITLGALWLLAFELFFAKVADHASHPH, encoded by the coding sequence GTGAGGGCTTTTTTCCGCACCTTTGGGCTTCCGGTGCTGGTGGTGGTGCTGGATCAGCTCACCAAGCTGTGGCTGGTGGCAAGCCTCCCTTACGGCAGCCAAAAAACGGTCATCCCGGGGTTTTTTGACCTGGTGCACACCCGTAACCGCGGTGTGGCTTTTGGGCTCTTTGCCCAGGCCGGACCTTTTTCGCAGGTGGTGCTTTTGCTGCTGGTGGTGGTGCTGGTGGTTTTTGTGGCCTGGCAGCTAGTGCACCATCGGGAGCGCTTGGCCCCCCGGGTGGGGCTCGGCTTGATCCTGGGGGGCGCTCTCGGCAACTTGCTGGATCGCCTGGTGCGGGGGGAGGTGGTGGACTTTTTGGACTTTTACCTCTCCTGGGGCGGTCGCAGCTACCACTGGCCGGCCTTTAACGTAGCCGATGCCAGCATTACTTTAGGGGCGTTGTGGCTTCTGGCGTTTGAGCTTTTCTTCGCCAAGGTGGCTGACCATGCATCCCATCCTCATTGA